The Xanthomonas indica sequence TCCGTCAGACGACGGTCGATGTTGGAAGGACTTTCTGCTTCGCTCGCCGTGCTGAGGTCGCCTCTCACGCCGCCGGAAGCCCATTGTAGGAGCGGCTTCAGCCGCGACCGGCGTTAACGGGGATGCCTGTCGCGGCTGAAGCCGCTTGTGTCTTATGAGGGTCTATCGTTATAGGTGAGAGCGGAGTGCGGCAGGCCGTTTAGCCGCAGTGCCAAGCAAGCACGAGTAGGAGTCAGCGCCGCCGCACTCCGTACTCCTGCCTCACAAGCCCGAACAGTTGCCCGAGTCGCGAACTCGAACTCCACAAGCATGGGCATCGGCAGGAGTGCTCTCACCCCTGAGTCTACTGCGGAGAACGTCTATGCGACGCTTTGTCGGGATCGATGTTGCCAAGGCCGAACTGGTCATTCATGTCCTGCCGGAGGGCCACACCTGGACCCAGCCGAATACCGCACAGGAGCGGCGTGCGCTGGCCCAGCGCCTGACGGGGCTGGACTGCGAGCGGATCGTGCTGGAAGCCAGTGGTGGCTATGAACATGCCCTGCTGCGAGTCCTTCGGGAGGCGGACCTGCCCGCGGCAAGGGTGGCCGCCGATCGTCCGCGGGACCTGGCCAAGGCCCTTGGCCTGCACGCCAAGACCGACGCCCTGGACGCGCGCCTGTTGGCCATCGCCGCCCAGCACATCCCGGCCACACCCACAGCCGTACTACCCGAGCATCTTCAGTCCCTGCGCGAATTGCTGGACCTACGCGACACTCTGGTCGGCCAGCGTGATGCCCATCGGCGGCGGCTGGAGCACATCACCAGCCCCGAGGTGCAAGGCCACTGCCAAGAGGTGATCGCCCTACTGAACCAGAAGATCCAGGCGTTGACGCGGCAGATCGAGCAGCAGGCTACGACCTGCTCCACCCTGCCGAAGGTGCCCGGACTTGGCGCGATCCTGCGCGCGGTCCTGGCCGCACGGCTGCCGGAACTGGGCACGTTACCGCCGCGCAAGCTCGCTGCTCTGGTCGGGCTAGCCCCGTTCAATCGCGACAGCGGCCGCTGGCAGGGCCAGCGTCGCATCAAAGGCGGACGGGCCGAGATCCGACGCGTGCTGTACATGGCCACCTGGGCCAGCATCCGCGCCAAATCCCCCTTGGCCAAGACCTATGCCCGCCTGCGTGCGGCCGGCAAACCAGCCAAGGTCGCCATCGTCGCCTGCATGCACAAGTTCCTGCGCTGGCTCAACGCGATTGCGCGTGATCAGGCAGCGTATGCCCCTCCTGCCATCGCGGCTGCATGACAGTTGACTCCTACGAGGGGGAAGGGTGCACGGCGCGTTTCTGGAGCGCGACGCTGCAGGGGCGCCCGCGCTCAGCCGATCAGCTTGTCCGGCGTAATCGGCAGGTCGCGGATGCGCTTGCCGGTGGCGTGGAATACGGCGTTGGCGATGGCTGCGGGAATGCCCACCATGCCCAGTTCGCCCATGCCCTTGACCCCGAGCGGGTTGACGATGGTGTCGTCCTCTTCGACGAACATGGTCTGGATCTCGTGCACGTCGGCGTTGACCGGCACGTGATAGTCGGCCAGCGAGGCGTTGAGCATACGCCCGTAGCGATGGTCGATCTCGGTGCCTTCGCTGAGCGCCATGCCGATGCCCATCACCACGCCGCCGATTTCCTGGCTGTGCGAGGTCAGCGGATTCATGATCTTGCCGCAGGCGGTGGCCTCGATGACCCGCGTCACCTGCACCATGCCGGTATCCGGATCGACCTTGACCTCGATGAACTGCGCGCCGTGGGCGGCGGTTGCGTACTGTTTGCGCTCGGCCGAGGGCTTGGATTCGTGCACCACCTCCAGTTCCTGCAGGCCGTGCTGACGCATCAGCTTGGCGACCTCCAGGCCGGCCTCGGGCTTGCCGGCCGGGCGCAGCCGGCCATCGACCAGTTCCACCGCATCCACGTCCAGCCCACTGAACGCGGTCTGCCCATCCTGCCTGGCCAGCTCCAGCAGCTTGCCGCGGATCTCGCGCGCCGCGCCGTGGATCGCGCTGCCGACGCTGGCGGTGGTCCACGAGCCGCCCTGCGCCGGCGCCTTGGGCAGGCGCGTGTCGCCGAGTTCGAACTGCACGCGCTTGGCGTCGATGCCCAGATACTCGGCGGCGATCAGGGTCATCACCGTGTAGGTGCCGGGGCCGATGTCGGCGGTGGCACTGCCGACCC is a genomic window containing:
- a CDS encoding IS110 family transposase, coding for MRRFVGIDVAKAELVIHVLPEGHTWTQPNTAQERRALAQRLTGLDCERIVLEASGGYEHALLRVLREADLPAARVAADRPRDLAKALGLHAKTDALDARLLAIAAQHIPATPTAVLPEHLQSLRELLDLRDTLVGQRDAHRRRLEHITSPEVQGHCQEVIALLNQKIQALTRQIEQQATTCSTLPKVPGLGAILRAVLAARLPELGTLPPRKLAALVGLAPFNRDSGRWQGQRRIKGGRAEIRRVLYMATWASIRAKSPLAKTYARLRAAGKPAKVAIVACMHKFLRWLNAIARDQAAYAPPAIAAA